In a genomic window of Occallatibacter riparius:
- a CDS encoding GGDEF domain-containing protein translates to MSAQGTLTMLRQVAALDNSIAKQGLPVDFEATVIFSRGFENLLFVQEGSDAIFVRPPSRDNYAPGDLIRIHGKTQNSFRPIALSDKITVTGHGELPKPVEASFWDLVKADLDCHRVTARGRVRSADMGNPHDGRVDTARLQLVTEGGHFEVDVNSGDRAALQGLLDAEVEVSGAAAGKFDDKMQQTGAVIYVARLDDIRVLKRDGKAIRDLPIMPMDRILEGHRVTDTSVRVKVHGTITYYQPAVAVVLQDGNKSLWIETHTRDNLTIGNQADATGYPDEHDRILTLADGEIRDLQIPGVVKPLEATWEQLAFWSTNTPVGHENDLVSIQGRLVTKVREPSQDEYVLDAGGRLFSAILRHAGRDVAPMAQLPVGAMVRVTGICTIPDLTAINPGGYVPFEILLRTQEDLLMIENPPLLSVRNLIILAGILLLIAVVAMIWGWRQERKVHHQADAMAQLEQRRSAILESINHARPLAEVLEHITELVSSSLNGAPCWIEVADGATLGRKPAAGAGPAITQELTSQSGVKLGKIHVATKLAAGLRALETGARVAVLAIETNRLYADLTYRSEFDALTDAHNRFSLDRALDKQVSRARTNATIFGLIYIDLDEFKQVNDEYGHHVGDLYLQEIAARLKRQLRPGDMLARLGGDEFAILVPDAHNRRVVEEIARRLESCFAAPAELEGNTLTGSASVGIAVYPEDGASSDELLKTADAAMYVKKKTRTSAKA, encoded by the coding sequence GTGTCCGCCCAAGGCACGCTGACGATGCTGCGGCAGGTTGCCGCACTCGACAACTCAATAGCGAAGCAGGGCCTTCCGGTCGACTTCGAAGCAACGGTTATCTTCTCAAGGGGTTTCGAGAACCTCCTGTTTGTGCAGGAAGGCAGCGATGCCATTTTTGTGCGTCCGCCTTCGCGCGACAACTACGCACCGGGCGATCTTATCCGCATTCACGGCAAGACGCAGAACAGCTTCCGGCCGATCGCGCTGAGCGACAAGATCACCGTGACCGGTCACGGCGAGTTGCCAAAGCCGGTGGAGGCGAGCTTCTGGGACCTGGTAAAGGCAGACCTGGATTGCCACCGGGTGACAGCGCGCGGGCGAGTGCGTTCGGCCGATATGGGCAACCCTCACGATGGCAGGGTTGATACCGCCCGGCTGCAACTGGTGACGGAGGGCGGCCACTTCGAAGTCGATGTCAACTCCGGCGATCGAGCCGCTCTGCAAGGGCTGCTGGATGCGGAGGTTGAAGTCAGCGGCGCGGCTGCCGGGAAGTTCGACGACAAAATGCAGCAAACCGGTGCGGTGATATATGTAGCGCGCCTGGATGATATTCGCGTGCTGAAGCGCGACGGGAAAGCCATCAGAGACCTGCCCATTATGCCAATGGACCGGATCCTCGAAGGGCATCGCGTAACGGATACGTCAGTGCGGGTGAAGGTGCACGGCACCATCACCTATTACCAGCCGGCTGTGGCGGTAGTGCTGCAGGATGGCAACAAAAGCTTGTGGATCGAGACGCACACACGAGACAACCTGACCATCGGCAATCAGGCGGATGCAACCGGCTATCCCGACGAGCATGACCGCATCCTGACGCTGGCGGACGGAGAGATCCGAGATCTGCAGATTCCTGGAGTGGTGAAGCCGCTCGAGGCCACCTGGGAACAGCTCGCGTTCTGGAGCACGAACACCCCCGTCGGCCATGAGAACGACCTTGTCTCGATCCAGGGGCGGCTGGTGACGAAGGTGCGCGAGCCTTCACAGGACGAATACGTGCTGGACGCAGGCGGGCGCCTGTTCTCCGCAATCCTTCGGCATGCTGGAAGAGACGTGGCACCGATGGCGCAGTTGCCGGTCGGCGCGATGGTGCGGGTTACAGGAATCTGCACGATACCGGATTTAACGGCCATCAATCCCGGTGGCTATGTGCCTTTCGAGATTCTGCTTCGAACGCAGGAGGACTTGCTGATGATTGAGAATCCGCCGTTGCTGAGCGTGCGGAACTTGATCATTCTGGCGGGCATTCTGCTGCTGATCGCCGTGGTGGCAATGATCTGGGGCTGGAGGCAGGAGCGCAAGGTGCACCACCAGGCCGACGCCATGGCGCAGCTGGAGCAGCGCCGCAGCGCGATCCTGGAGAGCATCAATCATGCGCGTCCGCTGGCCGAAGTGCTGGAGCATATCACGGAGCTGGTTTCCTCAAGCCTGAACGGAGCACCCTGCTGGATTGAAGTGGCGGACGGCGCAACGCTGGGGCGCAAACCGGCAGCGGGCGCGGGGCCCGCCATCACGCAGGAGCTGACCAGTCAGTCCGGCGTAAAACTGGGGAAGATTCACGTGGCAACGAAGCTTGCGGCGGGGCTGCGGGCGCTGGAGACGGGAGCGCGCGTAGCGGTGCTGGCCATCGAGACAAACCGGCTCTACGCCGACCTGACATACCGGTCTGAGTTCGATGCGCTGACGGATGCACACAACCGGTTCTCGCTCGATCGGGCATTGGACAAACAGGTGAGCCGCGCGCGGACGAATGCGACGATCTTTGGGCTCATCTATATCGACCTGGACGAGTTCAAACAGGTGAATGACGAGTACGGGCATCATGTCGGCGATCTTTATCTGCAGGAGATAGCGGCGCGGCTGAAGCGACAGTTGCGACCAGGCGATATGCTGGCGCGGCTGGGCGGAGACGAGTTCGCAATCCTGGTGCCGGATGCGCACAATCGTCGCGTTGTGGAAGAGATCGCGCGCAGGCTGGAGTCCTGCTTCGCAGCACCGGCGGAGCTTGAAGGGAATACGCTCACGGGATCGGCGAGCGTTGGCATTGCGGTGTATCCGGAAGATGGCGCGAGCAGCGACGAATTGCTGAAGACTGCCGATGCCGCGATGTACGTGAAGAAGAAGACAAGAACCTCTGCGAAAGCCTAG
- a CDS encoding M20/M25/M40 family metallo-hydrolase → MPLSSVPSAYSRVTTLAAKRAIHAAFAWLHANAKTILDWQMELCAIPAPPFGEQARSQWMEARFREIGLDGVTIDEVGNVLGLLPSPHLSPESTGHVVVLSAHLDTVFPAETPLQPQVRLVDGSERIEAPGSCDNGAGVVGMMAIAQALVKSKAELPAALLFVGNVGEEGEGDLRGVRHLYQQPALAGRIAAHIVLDGAGSDAAVTQALGSKRYQITISGPGGHSFTDSGTPNPITAMGSALAALAATPLPDDPRTTLNVGTIHGGTSVNSIPESAVATVDFRSTSADELVRLEVALHRAVEDAVEHWNRRTAPANRLRGLLSYKIDMIGNRPAAMLPDQSPILEGLRAVDRHLGLSSGARLGSTDANIPISLGVPSLSLGAGGDGGGAHTVAEWYSTKDRETGLRRILLLTAAMLEWAAEQ, encoded by the coding sequence ATGCCTCTGTCGTCAGTTCCTTCCGCCTACTCTCGAGTCACCACTCTGGCAGCCAAGCGGGCCATTCATGCGGCCTTTGCGTGGCTGCACGCCAATGCGAAGACCATACTGGATTGGCAGATGGAATTGTGCGCGATTCCAGCGCCGCCGTTTGGCGAGCAGGCGCGGTCGCAATGGATGGAGGCGCGGTTCCGGGAGATCGGCCTTGACGGGGTGACCATTGATGAGGTGGGCAATGTGCTGGGTTTATTGCCATCGCCGCACCTGAGCCCGGAGAGCACCGGACATGTGGTGGTGCTTTCGGCACATCTGGATACGGTGTTTCCTGCGGAGACTCCGCTGCAGCCTCAGGTGCGCCTGGTAGATGGAAGCGAGCGCATTGAAGCGCCCGGCTCGTGCGACAACGGTGCAGGCGTGGTAGGCATGATGGCGATTGCGCAGGCGCTGGTGAAGTCGAAGGCGGAGTTACCTGCGGCGTTGCTCTTTGTGGGCAACGTGGGCGAGGAAGGCGAAGGCGACCTGCGCGGCGTGCGGCACTTGTATCAGCAGCCAGCGCTCGCCGGGCGGATTGCGGCACACATCGTGCTGGACGGAGCGGGCTCGGACGCCGCTGTAACGCAGGCGCTGGGAAGCAAGCGCTACCAGATCACGATCAGCGGACCGGGCGGGCATAGCTTCACTGATTCGGGGACGCCGAATCCGATTACGGCGATGGGTTCGGCGCTCGCGGCACTGGCAGCTACACCGCTGCCGGATGATCCGCGGACGACGCTGAATGTGGGAACCATTCACGGCGGGACGAGCGTGAATTCGATTCCGGAGAGCGCCGTGGCGACAGTTGATTTCCGATCGACCAGCGCCGATGAGCTGGTGCGGCTGGAAGTGGCGCTGCACCGCGCGGTAGAAGATGCGGTTGAGCACTGGAACAGGCGCACGGCGCCGGCGAACCGGCTACGCGGATTACTGAGTTACAAGATCGATATGATTGGCAACCGGCCGGCAGCGATGCTGCCGGATCAATCGCCGATCCTGGAGGGGTTGCGCGCGGTGGACCGCCATCTTGGTTTGAGTTCCGGAGCGCGACTGGGCTCGACGGATGCGAATATTCCGATCTCGCTAGGGGTGCCTTCGCTCTCGCTGGGAGCAGGCGGCGATGGTGGCGGTGCGCACACGGTGGCGGAGTGGTATTCCACCAAGGATCGCGAGACAGGCCTGCGGCGCATTCTGCTGCTGACGGCGGCGATGCTGGAGTGGGCCGCCGAGCAGTAG
- a CDS encoding amidohydrolase, giving the protein MRAHILLALGLALPSLAFSQTRSQHRDSGHAGAAQKQSIAPDVIYFNAVIYTGEGLAEDKPQVVQAMAIGGGKVLAVGTTDEITRMAGPKTKLRDLASAKTGHCIFPGFNDAHVHLGGAGQTKLNVDLTGAQSLGEMLAKVQKFAQEASLGHWLIGGNWDHTLWADKVLPTRQDLDKVTGDHPAFLDRIDGHIAIANTAALKAAGITGKTKAPEGGAIDLDANGEPTGILRESAKELVVKVIPPPTHEERRRGDELAIADALAHGITSVQDFSEWDDFLVYEEMEKEGKLNIRISEWLPFRLPLDDLKRMMAHHDQHDPMLHTGMLKGFMDGSLGSHTAALKAPYADESGNSGLPQFTQEELNKLAVERAKAGFQMGFHAIGDRGTAMALEAYQRSCEELTAIATNDKVTRMVPRCSLALAQKPRNRIEHAQVVDPVDIPRFKQLGVIASMQPNHLLTDMNWAEERLGPQRAAYSYAWKAFLDAGVPLAFGTDYPVEPITPFRGLYAAVTRMNEAGTKSYYPESKLARGQALYAYTQGSAYAEFAEQHKGKLEPGYDADFVVVDRNLDEVPAAEILKAKVLGTFVGGRAAYPPVH; this is encoded by the coding sequence ATGCGCGCCCACATTCTGCTTGCTCTCGGCCTTGCACTTCCCTCTCTCGCATTCAGCCAAACCAGATCGCAGCATCGCGATTCGGGGCACGCCGGCGCTGCACAGAAGCAGTCCATCGCGCCTGACGTCATCTATTTCAATGCGGTGATCTATACGGGCGAGGGCCTGGCCGAAGACAAGCCGCAGGTGGTGCAGGCGATGGCGATTGGAGGCGGCAAGGTGCTGGCCGTGGGGACGACGGACGAGATAACGCGCATGGCCGGCCCGAAGACCAAACTGCGCGATCTTGCTTCAGCGAAGACTGGGCATTGCATCTTTCCTGGGTTCAATGATGCGCATGTACACCTTGGCGGCGCGGGCCAGACGAAGCTGAATGTGGATCTCACCGGAGCGCAGTCCCTTGGCGAGATGCTAGCGAAAGTGCAGAAGTTCGCGCAGGAGGCGTCCCTGGGGCACTGGCTTATCGGTGGCAACTGGGACCATACGCTGTGGGCGGACAAGGTGCTTCCTACACGGCAGGATCTCGACAAGGTTACGGGTGATCATCCTGCGTTTCTCGATCGCATCGACGGGCATATCGCGATCGCAAATACCGCTGCGCTGAAAGCAGCCGGCATCACGGGGAAGACGAAGGCTCCGGAAGGCGGCGCCATCGATCTCGATGCGAACGGCGAACCTACAGGAATTTTGCGCGAGTCAGCGAAGGAACTGGTAGTGAAGGTGATTCCACCGCCTACGCATGAAGAGCGACGGCGCGGCGATGAGCTTGCGATCGCAGACGCGCTGGCGCATGGGATCACGAGTGTGCAGGACTTCAGCGAGTGGGATGACTTTCTTGTGTATGAGGAGATGGAGAAGGAAGGCAAGCTGAATATCCGCATTAGCGAATGGCTTCCCTTTCGATTGCCCCTGGATGATTTGAAACGAATGATGGCGCATCACGATCAGCATGATCCGATGCTGCATACTGGCATGCTCAAGGGGTTCATGGATGGCTCGCTGGGATCGCACACAGCGGCATTGAAGGCGCCGTATGCGGATGAGTCGGGCAATAGCGGGCTGCCGCAGTTTACGCAGGAGGAGTTGAACAAGCTGGCGGTAGAGCGCGCGAAGGCTGGATTCCAAATGGGTTTTCACGCGATTGGCGATCGAGGGACGGCGATGGCCCTTGAGGCGTATCAACGCTCGTGTGAAGAACTCACAGCCATAGCAACAAACGACAAGGTCACCCGGATGGTGCCACGCTGTTCGCTTGCCTTGGCGCAAAAGCCTCGCAATCGCATCGAGCATGCGCAGGTTGTCGATCCGGTGGACATTCCTCGCTTCAAGCAGTTGGGCGTGATCGCGAGCATGCAGCCGAATCATCTGCTGACCGACATGAACTGGGCCGAAGAGCGACTGGGGCCGCAGAGGGCTGCGTATTCTTATGCATGGAAGGCGTTTCTGGATGCAGGTGTGCCGCTGGCGTTCGGAACGGACTATCCCGTCGAGCCGATCACGCCGTTTCGCGGTTTATATGCCGCGGTGACGCGCATGAATGAAGCAGGTACTAAGTCGTACTATCCTGAAAGCAAGTTGGCGCGAGGCCAGGCTCTCTACGCGTACACCCAAGGCTCTGCTTACGCTGAATTCGCCGAGCAACATAAAGGAAAGTTGGAGCCGGGATATGACGCGGACTTTGTAGTTGTCGATCGAAATCTAGACGAAGTGCCTGCTGCGGAGATACTTAAGGCGAAGGTGCTAGGTACTTTCGTTGGGGGCCGCGCAGCTTATCCGCCGGTTCATTGA
- a CDS encoding alkaline phosphatase family protein yields the protein MKTYTLPIFLLALFGIATVVPKAEAALPTVTITAQYSTISAGQSDVLTVKTGSAASCYVTGSDGSKYTLPYSGGTITVKPTVTTTYTATVTNGSGTTAAKTTIMVGAAKPTVSISAQNSTISSGSTDTLTVHASNATSVAVTGTDGSSYALSSTGGTVTVKPTSTTTYTAEASNSSTTVSAQTTVTVGAANPINHVIFMLQENHSFDNYFGMLNPYRHGKGWDIGADGKTYTVDGIDDKLTKISNQDDEGTSYPLFKLRTTCIDDDSSAWLESYGDVNRWDFSTTRGIKMDGFVHIAEGFAKSCNTSGTCSGTFTDTTGERAMGYYDEGFLNWYYYMASQFAVSDRWFSPMSSKSIPNRIATFSGGTTQGLVFDPGSNDHLPQLNINNIFQELQGAGVSWKVYYTVTQGGCTAGSACGTGSGNIPATTFLTFAYSTNVLKANPTHATCPSNMKPSSVWGDTSNYYCVDPNHIAPLSQYYTDAKNNTLPAFAFIESGSGRNDEHPGSGQSVLTGQSEVASVVNGLMTSPSWGSSAFFLAYDEGGGPYDHVPPVPGHSNAFTDTTLGSIPDISSIAVNPDGYNPCKPTNGVPTTHCDLAGIDPGTKSTDAAAQYGFRAQLGFRVPNIVISPYTRKHYVSHVPMDHTAVIKFVENRFLGSSVHLTARDAVQPNLLDFFDFTNKPWSTPPTPPAPVTPSSLGYNPCEPTLMGP from the coding sequence GTGAAGACGTACACCCTTCCTATATTCCTCCTGGCGTTGTTCGGAATCGCGACAGTGGTTCCAAAAGCCGAAGCAGCTTTGCCCACCGTAACCATAACGGCGCAGTACAGCACCATCTCCGCCGGCCAATCGGATGTACTCACCGTCAAGACCGGCAGCGCCGCGTCCTGCTACGTCACGGGATCTGACGGTAGCAAGTACACCCTTCCCTACTCGGGTGGGACGATCACCGTAAAACCGACTGTCACCACGACCTACACCGCCACTGTGACAAATGGAAGCGGCACTACGGCAGCGAAGACGACGATCATGGTAGGCGCGGCGAAGCCAACAGTGTCAATCAGCGCGCAGAATAGCACGATCTCAAGCGGAAGCACCGACACGCTTACGGTGCATGCGAGCAATGCGACAAGCGTGGCGGTGACAGGAACAGACGGGAGTTCTTACGCGCTCAGCAGCACCGGCGGAACTGTGACCGTGAAGCCGACCAGCACAACTACTTATACCGCTGAAGCCAGCAACAGCAGCACAACGGTTTCGGCGCAGACGACGGTGACGGTGGGCGCGGCGAATCCCATCAACCACGTGATCTTTATGTTGCAGGAGAATCACAGCTTCGATAACTACTTCGGCATGCTGAACCCATATCGCCATGGGAAAGGATGGGATATCGGCGCCGACGGCAAGACGTATACCGTCGATGGCATCGACGACAAGCTCACTAAAATCAGCAATCAAGACGATGAGGGTACGTCGTATCCGCTGTTCAAGCTGCGAACGACTTGCATTGACGACGACAGCTCGGCGTGGCTGGAGAGCTATGGCGATGTAAACCGCTGGGACTTCAGCACCACGCGCGGGATCAAGATGGATGGCTTCGTGCATATCGCCGAGGGGTTTGCGAAGAGCTGCAATACTTCGGGCACGTGCTCGGGAACGTTCACAGATACTACCGGCGAACGCGCCATGGGTTACTACGACGAGGGTTTCCTCAATTGGTATTACTACATGGCATCGCAATTTGCTGTGTCGGACCGCTGGTTCTCGCCGATGTCGAGCAAGAGCATTCCGAATCGCATCGCTACGTTCTCCGGCGGCACCACGCAGGGACTGGTCTTCGATCCGGGAAGCAACGATCACCTGCCTCAGCTCAACATCAATAACATCTTCCAGGAACTGCAGGGCGCGGGCGTGTCGTGGAAGGTCTATTACACGGTGACGCAGGGCGGGTGCACAGCGGGCTCAGCATGCGGCACCGGCAGTGGCAATATTCCGGCAACGACGTTCCTGACGTTCGCGTATTCAACCAACGTCCTGAAGGCAAACCCGACCCACGCCACGTGCCCCAGCAACATGAAGCCGTCTTCTGTGTGGGGCGACACTTCAAACTACTACTGCGTGGATCCGAACCACATCGCGCCCTTGTCGCAGTACTACACGGACGCGAAGAACAACACCCTGCCGGCGTTTGCGTTCATCGAGTCCGGCTCGGGACGCAATGATGAGCATCCGGGATCAGGCCAGTCGGTCCTAACCGGACAGTCTGAAGTTGCCAGTGTGGTGAACGGGCTGATGACGAGCCCCTCGTGGGGTAGCTCTGCGTTCTTCCTCGCTTATGACGAAGGCGGCGGTCCGTACGATCACGTTCCGCCGGTGCCAGGACACTCGAACGCTTTCACGGATACGACGCTCGGGTCCATTCCTGACATTTCGTCGATTGCCGTGAATCCTGACGGTTACAATCCGTGCAAGCCGACCAATGGAGTACCAACGACGCATTGCGACCTGGCCGGCATCGATCCCGGCACCAAGAGCACCGATGCGGCTGCTCAGTACGGGTTTAGAGCGCAGCTCGGATTCCGCGTGCCGAACATTGTGATTTCGCCTTACACGCGTAAGCATTATGTTTCGCATGTGCCTATGGATCACACGGCTGTCATCAAGTTTGTTGAGAACCGGTTCCTCGGAAGCTCGGTACACTTGACGGCGCGCGACGCAGTTCAGCCGAATCTGCTGGACTTCTTCGACTTCACGAACAAGCCGTGGTCCACTCCACCAACACCGCCAGCCCCGGTTACACCATCGTCGCTTGGATACAATCCATGCGAACCGACGCTGATGGGACCGTAA